A stretch of the Pseudomonas helvetica genome encodes the following:
- a CDS encoding putative quinol monooxygenase, giving the protein MSTQIPVSHMAFVRARAGRSMELGARLSSLIEPSRQASGCLHFALQHSLCDPELWLVSGFWVDQQAMTAYFGTPAMQIFAELVQELVVNSLDFHTFSEVSAAQAHGEYPQLNSASLQQLAS; this is encoded by the coding sequence ATGTCCACGCAGATCCCCGTCAGCCATATGGCTTTTGTCCGTGCCCGCGCAGGCCGCTCGATGGAGTTGGGCGCGCGTTTGAGCAGCCTGATCGAACCGTCGCGTCAGGCCAGCGGTTGCCTGCACTTTGCCTTGCAGCATTCGTTGTGCGATCCCGAACTGTGGCTGGTGTCCGGTTTTTGGGTCGACCAGCAGGCCATGACCGCCTATTTCGGCACCCCGGCCATGCAGATCTTTGCCGAGTTGGTGCAAGAGTTGGTGGTCAATAGCCTGGATTTTCACACCTTCAGCGAAGTCTCGGCGGCTCAGGCACACGGCGAATATCCGCAGTTGAACAGTGCCTCACTACAGCAGTTGGCCAGCTGA
- a CDS encoding RHS repeat-associated core domain-containing protein, translating into MSTNVHWRTPELKANDPRGLPIRQVGYLRKVAGGAQETLITRQRHDTLGRLVEQWDPRLFGKAPRPNQASVYRLSGEALRVDSVDAGRHLSLAGLAGEILQHWDQRGHHWRTTHDHLMRVVAVEENAQPNIETFTYADASADPGHNQRGQMIEQVDLAGVLSVSGFSLHSQPLSETRTFPDTQRYTSRRHYSALGAVLTQTDAGDHHQHTRYDIAGQLKHVMLQLDTASPRQDILNDAQYNAAGQIIEQNAGNGVISTWGYDPVDGRLQTLKAGKPGEALCQNLEYVHDRMGNVLRIEDHTLTTVFFANQRIDGHREFVYDSLYRLTQASGFEAEKPNLQPGLPDLITPIDPARRFNYTRHYAYDLGNNLTTVCHLRDGNTFTRQMCIDEHSNRGVRWEEGDPEPIFDELFDPNGNQLLLQRGQPLNWNARDQLAKVTLLTHSNGLPDDEETYRYSQGMRVYKRHVWHTPSANHYHDVRYLPRLEIRTRSDGQQLHVITLSTGVGSVRCLHWVTGKPAGIKADQLRYHLADHLGSTVLELDRNGALISLEFYYPYGGTCWCAARSVVEADYKTLRYSGKEMDDSKLYYYGDRYYAPWLQCWISADPAGDVDGLNPYAMVGNNPIRYIDEEGSSKTESELLNEIKAFSKNLSTAIKVVDKQNALFEHLFEDKDRNTTIAKVSTFTVVTGIVTTAATIAGGLLGGLAGTLTLPIAGTIGGVGLGAFGAKKATAEVMKKIGKETHLEPSITPKAAELSWEKIKEKNTPTFTIENAHQTYKKYDPKTQEGQKNAFMKLAKKTLKEFMTYGAKEMIQLGKLSEEANDAQNGLSPMKINRLGDEYAKLKSNAEADFHLMMENFIALKTNVLFSTGGLTGRDKLITLAGVKADMNIFRAKVNKGQELASRYAQRQGW; encoded by the coding sequence ATGAGCACAAATGTCCACTGGCGCACACCTGAACTGAAAGCCAACGACCCTCGCGGCTTGCCGATCCGTCAGGTCGGTTATCTGCGCAAGGTCGCTGGTGGAGCACAGGAAACACTGATCACCCGGCAACGCCATGACACGCTCGGACGGCTGGTCGAGCAATGGGACCCGCGACTGTTCGGAAAGGCCCCCAGACCTAACCAGGCCAGCGTCTATCGGCTGTCAGGTGAAGCGCTCAGGGTCGACAGTGTCGACGCCGGTCGGCACCTGAGCCTGGCCGGACTGGCCGGTGAAATCCTTCAGCACTGGGATCAACGCGGTCATCACTGGCGAACCACTCACGATCACCTGATGCGCGTGGTCGCCGTCGAGGAAAACGCGCAACCGAACATCGAAACCTTTACCTACGCCGACGCCTCTGCCGACCCCGGGCACAATCAACGTGGCCAGATGATCGAACAGGTCGATCTCGCAGGTGTGTTGAGTGTCAGTGGCTTCAGCCTGCACAGTCAGCCACTGAGTGAAACCCGCACTTTTCCCGACACCCAGCGCTACACCAGCCGCCGACACTACAGCGCCCTTGGCGCGGTACTGACTCAAACCGATGCCGGCGACCATCATCAGCACACGCGCTACGACATTGCCGGGCAACTCAAGCACGTCATGCTTCAGCTCGATACCGCCAGCCCGCGTCAAGACATTCTCAACGACGCGCAGTACAACGCTGCCGGCCAGATCATCGAACAGAACGCCGGCAACGGCGTGATCAGCACCTGGGGCTACGACCCTGTCGACGGTCGACTGCAGACGCTCAAAGCCGGAAAACCCGGTGAAGCGCTGTGCCAGAACCTTGAGTATGTCCATGACCGCATGGGCAATGTGCTGCGCATCGAGGACCACACACTGACCACGGTGTTCTTCGCCAATCAGCGCATCGACGGTCATCGCGAGTTTGTCTATGACTCGCTGTACCGGCTGACGCAGGCGAGCGGTTTCGAGGCTGAAAAACCCAATCTCCAGCCGGGCTTGCCAGACTTGATCACGCCCATCGACCCCGCTCGACGCTTCAACTACACCCGGCACTACGCTTACGATCTTGGCAACAACCTGACGACGGTGTGTCACCTCCGCGACGGTAACACCTTCACTCGCCAGATGTGCATCGATGAACACAGCAACCGGGGCGTGCGCTGGGAAGAAGGTGATCCAGAGCCGATTTTCGATGAGCTCTTCGACCCCAACGGTAACCAGTTACTGCTGCAACGTGGCCAGCCGCTGAACTGGAATGCCCGTGACCAACTGGCCAAAGTGACCTTGCTCACACACAGCAACGGCCTGCCTGATGACGAAGAAACCTACCGCTACAGCCAAGGCATGCGGGTCTACAAACGCCATGTATGGCATACCCCGTCCGCTAACCACTACCACGACGTGCGCTATCTGCCAAGACTGGAAATCCGCACCCGCAGCGACGGCCAGCAACTGCACGTCATCACCTTGTCGACCGGCGTGGGCAGTGTGCGTTGCCTGCATTGGGTCACTGGAAAACCGGCCGGCATCAAGGCAGATCAACTGCGTTACCACCTCGCTGATCATCTTGGCTCAACCGTTCTGGAGCTGGATCGCAACGGCGCCTTGATCAGTCTGGAGTTCTATTATCCCTACGGCGGTACATGCTGGTGCGCGGCGCGGTCGGTAGTAGAGGCCGATTACAAGACCCTCCGGTATTCGGGCAAGGAGATGGATGACAGTAAGCTTTACTACTATGGTGACCGGTATTACGCGCCGTGGTTGCAATGTTGGATCAGTGCCGACCCGGCCGGGGACGTGGATGGGCTTAATCCGTATGCGATGGTGGGGAACAACCCCATTCGTTACATTGACGAAGAGGGTTCTTCTAAAACAGAAAGCGAATTGCTCAACGAAATAAAGGCGTTCAGCAAAAACCTGTCCACCGCGATCAAGGTCGTGGACAAACAAAACGCATTGTTCGAACACCTCTTTGAGGATAAGGATAGAAACACAACGATCGCCAAAGTCTCCACGTTCACGGTAGTGACTGGCATTGTGACCACCGCTGCAACCATTGCCGGAGGCCTGTTAGGTGGCCTGGCGGGAACGCTCACGTTGCCCATAGCAGGCACTATAGGGGGCGTTGGTCTCGGTGCATTCGGTGCTAAAAAGGCGACCGCTGAGGTCATGAAGAAAATTGGCAAAGAGACCCATTTGGAACCGTCGATCACTCCCAAGGCAGCGGAGCTCTCCTGGGAAAAAATCAAAGAGAAAAACACACCGACATTTACCATTGAAAATGCTCATCAAACTTACAAAAAATATGACCCGAAGACTCAGGAAGGCCAAAAAAATGCCTTTATGAAGCTAGCAAAAAAAACCCTGAAAGAGTTCATGACATACGGTGCAAAAGAGATGATCCAGTTAGGAAAACTCTCTGAAGAGGCAAATGATGCACAAAACGGCTTAAGCCCTATGAAGATCAACAGACTGGGCGATGAGTACGCGAAATTAAAAAGCAATGCCGAAGCAGATTTCCACCTCATGATGGAGAACTTTATCGCGCTGAAAACCAATGTTCTGTTTTCAACCGGCGGTTTGACAGGACGTGATAAGTTGATAACTCTTGCGGGCGTAAAAGCAGACATGAATATATTCCGGGCCAAAGTAAATAAAGGTCAAGAATTAGCATCCAGGTATGCACAGCGGCAGGGTTGGTAA
- a CDS encoding ATP-binding protein encodes MPLISRASRLTLYTLLILAGAALAAALAMRHAERQAQVDDAARANQQLALYANSLHTLIERYRTLPAVLALDPELRAALNGPVSADQQDALNRKLEKINGTAQSSTLELLDHTGLAVAASNWRLPSSYVGHNYGFRPYFSQTRSQGAGRFYAVGVTSGIPGYFLSSAVKGDNGEFLGAMVVKLEFPELEREWRQGSDTLLVSDARGIVFIANQPGWRYRLLGTLSDTDRAELKTTRQYDKQPLTPLDHQPIRRFDENSYLARVDGPDGTADYLWESLPLSTEGWTLHLLRRPQVAFEDLRNAGLAAAGVWLTLVFLLLFLSQRWRLARLRQRSREELERLVEERTRELRTAQDGLVQSAKLAALGQMSAALAHEINQPLTAQRTQLATLRLLLDHGRVDDAYKALRPVDEMLTRMAALTGHLKTFARKSPSGLRERLDLAAVVDQSLQLLDARLRDEQIDRVLHMSRPAWVRGDAIRLEQVLINLLRNALDAMRDKPLKRLEIRLEADEQLWRLTVADSGGGIAPQDLPKVFDPFFTTKPVGDGLGLGLAVSFAIVHELGGRLSADNHGDGAVFTLTLPIDLETHIQC; translated from the coding sequence ATGCCTCTGATCTCTCGCGCATCCAGGTTGACGCTCTACACCTTACTGATCCTCGCTGGCGCCGCCCTCGCCGCCGCCCTGGCCATGCGCCACGCCGAACGCCAGGCCCAGGTGGACGATGCCGCCCGCGCCAATCAGCAACTGGCGCTGTACGCCAATTCCCTGCACACCTTGATCGAACGTTACCGCACCCTGCCCGCGGTGCTGGCGCTAGACCCGGAACTGCGCGCCGCACTCAATGGCCCGGTGAGTGCTGATCAACAGGATGCGCTGAACCGCAAACTGGAGAAGATCAACGGCACGGCCCAGTCGTCCACCCTGGAACTGCTGGATCACACGGGCCTGGCCGTGGCCGCCAGCAATTGGCGCTTGCCCAGCAGTTACGTCGGCCACAACTACGGCTTCCGCCCTTATTTCAGCCAGACCCGCAGCCAGGGCGCCGGGCGCTTTTACGCGGTGGGCGTGACCAGTGGAATTCCCGGGTATTTTCTGTCCAGTGCGGTGAAGGGCGATAACGGCGAGTTTCTCGGTGCCATGGTGGTGAAACTCGAGTTTCCGGAACTGGAACGCGAATGGCGTCAGGGCAGCGACACCCTGCTGGTCAGCGATGCGCGGGGCATAGTGTTTATCGCCAATCAGCCGGGATGGCGCTATCGCTTGCTGGGCACGCTGTCGGACACTGATCGCGCCGAGCTCAAAACCACCCGCCAATACGACAAGCAACCACTGACCCCGCTCGACCATCAACCGATTCGGCGCTTTGACGAGAACAGTTATCTGGCCCGCGTCGACGGCCCCGACGGCACAGCGGATTACCTCTGGGAATCGCTGCCCTTGAGCACCGAAGGCTGGACCTTGCATCTGTTGCGGCGCCCGCAGGTAGCCTTCGAAGATTTGCGTAACGCCGGGCTGGCCGCTGCCGGCGTGTGGCTGACGCTGGTGTTTTTACTGTTGTTCCTCAGCCAGCGTTGGCGTCTGGCCAGGTTGCGCCAGCGCAGCCGCGAAGAGCTTGAACGCCTGGTTGAAGAGCGCACTCGCGAGCTGCGCACCGCTCAGGACGGTCTGGTGCAATCGGCCAAACTCGCGGCGCTGGGGCAAATGTCGGCGGCCCTGGCCCATGAAATCAACCAGCCACTCACCGCCCAGCGCACGCAGCTGGCGACCTTGCGCCTGCTGCTCGATCATGGCCGGGTCGACGACGCGTATAAAGCGCTGAGGCCGGTGGATGAGATGCTGACACGCATGGCCGCCCTCACCGGTCATCTCAAGACGTTCGCGCGCAAAAGCCCCAGCGGTTTACGCGAGCGTCTGGACCTGGCGGCGGTGGTCGATCAATCCTTGCAGTTACTTGACGCTCGACTGCGCGATGAACAGATCGACCGGGTTTTGCACATGAGTCGCCCGGCCTGGGTTCGCGGCGATGCGATTCGCCTGGAACAGGTGCTGATCAATCTGCTGCGCAACGCCCTCGATGCGATGCGTGACAAACCACTCAAGCGTCTGGAAATCCGCCTTGAAGCCGATGAACAGCTATGGCGCCTGACCGTCGCCGACAGCGGTGGCGGTATTGCGCCGCAGGATCTGCCGAAGGTCTTCGATCCGTTCTTCACCACCAAACCGGTGGGTGACGGCCTGGGCCTCGGGCTGGCGGTATCGTTCGCCATCGTGCATGAACTCGGCGGTCGCCTGAGCGCCGACAATCACGGCGACGGCGCCGTCTTCACCCTCACCTTGCCCATCGATCTGGAGACGCACATTCAATGTTGA
- a CDS encoding flavin reductase family protein: MSDDIHYYEPALGHGLPHDPFNAIVGPRPIGWISSQDAEGRLNLAPYSFFNAFNYIPPIIGFSSVGRKDSLNNIEQTGEFAWNLATRPLAEQMNQSCATVPADVNEFALAGLTPAASKIIQVPRVAESPVSFECKVTQIIQLQRADKEVVPSWLILGEVVAVHIAKWLLKDGVYDTAAAEPILRGGGPADYFQLGPEALFKMFRPGATKA; the protein is encoded by the coding sequence ATGTCTGATGATATTCACTACTACGAACCTGCCCTGGGCCATGGCCTGCCCCACGACCCATTCAACGCCATCGTCGGCCCGCGGCCTATCGGCTGGATTTCCTCGCAGGATGCCGAAGGTCGACTGAACCTGGCGCCGTACAGTTTTTTCAACGCGTTCAACTACATTCCGCCGATCATCGGGTTCTCAAGCGTCGGCCGTAAAGACAGCCTGAACAACATCGAGCAGACCGGCGAATTCGCCTGGAACCTGGCCACCCGTCCGTTGGCCGAGCAGATGAACCAGAGCTGCGCGACGGTCCCGGCCGACGTCAACGAATTCGCACTGGCCGGGCTGACGCCGGCAGCCTCGAAAATCATTCAGGTGCCACGCGTCGCTGAAAGCCCGGTGTCCTTCGAGTGCAAGGTCACGCAGATCATTCAGTTGCAACGTGCGGATAAAGAAGTGGTGCCGAGCTGGCTGATCCTCGGCGAAGTGGTCGCCGTGCATATTGCCAAGTGGCTGCTCAAGGATGGGGTGTACGACACCGCCGCGGCAGAACCGATTCTGCGCGGCGGTGGGCCGGCGGATTATTTCCAGCTGGGGCCTGAGGCCTTGTTCAAGATGTTCCGCCCGGGGGCCACCAAGGCATAG
- a CDS encoding RHS repeat-associated core domain-containing protein produces the protein MNLQVHRNTPTLKVNDNRGLTVRHVEYLRKVIDGPVTTLVTRQIHDPIGRLIAQWDPRLFGIAPKPNISTVHGLSGNALRVDGVDAGKRLNLLGVAGQALRRWDGRGCHWQTDYDPQLRMIALHEQPPGQPQTIVERLIYADHSADPGHNLRGQKTAQEDPAGRLDFAGFSLLGAPLSETRTFLDGKACSTSWHYSANGAELTRTDAAGHRQHTRFDLAGQLKQSFLQLKDEDLLQPVLQRLTYNAFAQIETKTAGNGVVRTWTYHPADGRLTNQWAGIPGQPLLQNLGYYYDRMGNILRIEDHGFNPVFFANQRVDGHRDFAYDSLSRLIRASGFEVADATIRPGLPELIVPIDPSHLLNYTERYYYDLGGNLTTLCHQREGNCYTHHLRIAPNSNRGLAWKEDDPEPVFEEGFDDHGNQLMLQKGQPLAWNHRDQLGSATLIKRDTGDDKETYAYSQGVRVHKQLITHAGAVRHRCDVRYLPGLENRTLDDSEELHVITLPGSVRCLHWVKGKPAGIEQDQLRYSLDDHLGSSTLELDRNGAVISHELYSPFGRTCWWAARSTVEASYKTIRYSGKEMDVSRLCYFGLRYCALWLQRWVSADPKGAVDGLNRYAMVGNNPMSYIDNDGGARSGFWERATSLFKTAADVGSKVDETAKNFDGPDDEAHVTPEIRSSMTFRKYLFSKNGLSAFGLGATVGATLGGAAGTFAPVIGNAIGGVVGGLIGGLLASYVRYRFFKQGIRVAETLQTEQIKNVTRDLSNGANDLASGKLPEALQNKLDDFREKAVTSLMEQLSPLDQLEVLEQMRRGIDIHDALRSKIDSAQNALTEASNVLTELKDQATELGNSATKMGKNVVLMIDEAGKFVLPEAPGTASELRPIPKPRARRALETAV, from the coding sequence ATGAACCTTCAGGTGCATCGCAATACACCGACCCTGAAGGTCAACGACAACCGTGGTTTGACCGTCCGGCACGTCGAATACCTGCGCAAGGTCATCGACGGTCCCGTGACAACCCTCGTTACCCGGCAAATCCATGACCCTATCGGGCGACTGATCGCGCAATGGGACCCGCGACTGTTCGGTATCGCCCCAAAGCCCAACATCTCCACAGTCCATGGGTTATCCGGCAATGCACTGCGGGTCGATGGCGTTGATGCAGGTAAGCGTTTGAACCTGCTAGGGGTCGCCGGGCAAGCGCTGCGACGCTGGGATGGGCGCGGTTGTCACTGGCAAACCGATTACGATCCCCAGTTACGCATGATCGCCCTGCACGAACAGCCGCCCGGGCAGCCGCAGACCATCGTCGAACGCCTCATTTACGCCGACCATTCGGCCGATCCGGGCCACAACCTGCGTGGTCAGAAAACGGCTCAAGAGGATCCGGCAGGCAGGCTGGACTTCGCAGGTTTCAGCCTGCTGGGCGCACCGTTGAGCGAAACCCGAACCTTCCTCGACGGCAAGGCCTGCAGCACCTCGTGGCACTACAGCGCCAATGGCGCGGAACTGACCCGGACCGATGCCGCCGGCCATCGACAGCACACTCGCTTCGACCTCGCGGGGCAGCTCAAGCAGAGCTTTCTTCAGCTAAAGGATGAGGACTTGCTGCAACCGGTATTGCAGCGTTTGACCTACAACGCGTTCGCTCAAATTGAAACGAAAACCGCTGGCAACGGCGTGGTCCGCACCTGGACCTATCACCCTGCCGATGGTCGCCTGACGAATCAATGGGCCGGAATCCCAGGGCAACCACTGCTTCAAAACCTCGGTTATTACTACGACCGCATGGGCAACATCCTGCGTATCGAGGATCACGGTTTCAATCCAGTATTCTTTGCCAACCAGCGAGTCGATGGCCACCGTGACTTTGCCTATGACTCGCTGTCCCGGCTGATCCGTGCCAGCGGTTTTGAAGTGGCCGACGCCACGATCCGCCCGGGGCTGCCCGAGTTGATCGTGCCTATCGATCCGAGCCACCTCCTCAATTACACCGAGCGCTACTATTACGATCTGGGTGGCAACCTGACGACGCTCTGTCACCAGCGTGAAGGCAACTGTTACACCCATCACCTGCGCATCGCGCCCAATAGCAATCGGGGCCTCGCCTGGAAGGAAGACGACCCCGAGCCGGTGTTTGAGGAAGGCTTCGATGATCATGGCAATCAGCTGATGCTGCAAAAAGGTCAGCCACTGGCCTGGAATCATCGCGACCAGCTGGGCAGCGCCACCCTGATCAAGCGCGACACAGGGGACGATAAGGAAACCTACGCTTACAGCCAGGGCGTGCGTGTACACAAACAGCTGATCACACACGCCGGGGCCGTCCGCCACCGCTGCGATGTCCGCTACTTGCCGGGGCTGGAAAATCGCACCCTCGACGACAGCGAAGAACTCCACGTCATTACCCTGCCCGGCAGCGTGCGCTGCCTGCACTGGGTCAAGGGCAAACCCGCCGGGATTGAACAAGATCAACTGCGCTACAGCCTCGACGATCACCTGGGCTCCAGTACCCTCGAACTGGACCGCAACGGCGCAGTGATCAGCCACGAGTTGTACTCCCCCTTCGGCAGAACCTGCTGGTGGGCGGCGCGCTCGACCGTGGAGGCCAGTTACAAAACCATCCGTTACTCAGGCAAGGAGATGGATGTGAGCAGGCTTTGTTACTTCGGGCTGCGCTATTGCGCACTCTGGCTGCAACGCTGGGTCAGTGCCGATCCCAAGGGCGCGGTGGATGGGCTGAACCGGTATGCGATGGTGGGTAACAACCCGATGAGTTATATCGACAACGATGGCGGCGCAAGATCGGGGTTCTGGGAACGAGCCACCAGCCTGTTCAAAACGGCAGCCGACGTAGGCAGCAAAGTCGATGAGACGGCCAAGAACTTTGATGGCCCTGATGACGAAGCTCACGTCACTCCCGAGATCAGAAGCAGCATGACCTTTCGCAAGTACCTCTTTTCAAAAAATGGTCTGTCGGCCTTTGGCTTGGGAGCGACCGTCGGTGCCACGTTAGGAGGTGCGGCCGGGACGTTCGCACCCGTCATAGGGAACGCGATTGGAGGCGTGGTGGGCGGCTTGATTGGAGGTCTTCTCGCGTCCTATGTGCGTTACCGTTTTTTCAAGCAAGGCATACGCGTCGCCGAAACGTTGCAGACCGAACAGATCAAGAATGTCACCCGCGATCTCTCCAATGGCGCCAATGACCTGGCCAGCGGCAAGCTCCCGGAGGCACTTCAAAACAAGCTGGATGATTTCCGCGAAAAAGCCGTGACCTCGTTAATGGAGCAATTGTCGCCGCTGGATCAACTCGAAGTGCTGGAGCAAATGCGCCGAGGTATCGATATTCATGACGCCCTGCGCTCAAAAATCGACAGTGCCCAAAACGCGTTGACCGAAGCCAGTAACGTACTGACAGAGCTCAAGGATCAGGCCACCGAGCTCGGTAACTCTGCCACCAAGATGGGTAAAAACGTTGTCCTGATGATTGATGAAGCCGGCAAGTTCGTACTGCCCGAGGCGCCGGGAACTGCATCAGAGCTACGCCCCATTCCCAAACCAAGGGCCCGAAGAGCGCTTGAAACAGCGGTATGA
- a CDS encoding sigma-54 dependent transcriptional regulator: MLNSVIVVDDESSIRDAVEQWLSLSGFEVKLFSRADECLAQLPANFPGVILSDVRMPGMTGLELLARLQQRDADLPVILLTGHGDVPMAVEAMRDGAYDFLEKPFSPETLLSSLRRALDKRRLVLENRALHEQADNRSKLDASLLGVSRGLQTLRRQVLDLAALPVNVLIRGETGSGKELVARCLHDFGPRANKPFVALNCAAIPEQLFEAELFGHESGAFTGAQGKRIGKLEYADGGTLFLDEIESMPLAQQVKLLRVLQEQKLERLGSNQSIHVDLRIIAATKPDLLDEARAGRFREDLAYRLNVAELRLPPLRERREDIPLLFEHFAHAAAQRLGRSFPPLSGPQLSRLLSHDWPGNVRELANVAERQVLGLGEPEPVGIEPGQSLAAQQEAFEAHCLRAALTRHKGDIKAVLEELQLPRRTFNEKMQRHGLSREMFL, translated from the coding sequence ATGTTGAACTCGGTGATCGTGGTCGACGATGAGAGCAGTATTCGTGATGCCGTCGAACAGTGGCTGAGCCTCTCGGGGTTCGAGGTCAAACTGTTCAGCCGCGCCGATGAATGCCTGGCGCAACTGCCGGCAAATTTTCCCGGGGTGATCCTCAGCGATGTGCGGATGCCCGGCATGACCGGCCTGGAACTGCTGGCCCGGCTGCAACAGCGGGACGCCGATTTGCCGGTGATCCTGCTGACCGGCCACGGCGATGTGCCGATGGCGGTTGAAGCCATGCGCGATGGTGCCTACGACTTCCTCGAAAAACCCTTCAGCCCGGAAACCTTGCTCAGCAGCCTGCGCCGGGCGCTCGACAAACGTCGACTGGTACTGGAAAACCGTGCCCTGCACGAACAGGCCGATAACCGCAGCAAACTCGACGCCAGCCTGCTCGGGGTTTCCCGTGGTTTGCAGACCCTGCGTCGGCAAGTGCTGGACCTCGCGGCGCTGCCGGTGAACGTGCTGATTCGCGGCGAAACCGGCAGCGGCAAAGAGCTGGTCGCCCGTTGCCTGCATGATTTTGGTCCGCGCGCCAACAAGCCGTTCGTAGCGCTGAACTGTGCGGCGATCCCCGAACAGTTGTTCGAAGCCGAGTTGTTCGGTCATGAAAGCGGTGCCTTCACCGGCGCTCAGGGCAAACGTATCGGCAAGCTTGAATACGCCGATGGCGGCACTTTGTTCCTCGATGAAATCGAAAGCATGCCGCTGGCTCAGCAGGTCAAATTGCTGCGCGTGTTGCAGGAGCAAAAGCTCGAACGACTGGGCTCCAACCAGAGCATTCACGTGGACCTGCGGATCATTGCCGCAACCAAACCCGACCTGCTGGATGAAGCCCGCGCCGGGCGTTTCCGCGAAGACCTGGCGTATCGACTGAACGTTGCGGAGTTGCGCCTGCCGCCGTTGCGCGAACGGCGTGAGGACATTCCGTTGTTGTTCGAACACTTTGCTCACGCCGCCGCCCAGCGGCTGGGGCGCAGCTTCCCGCCTCTGAGCGGCCCGCAGTTGAGTCGATTGCTGAGCCACGACTGGCCGGGCAACGTGCGCGAACTGGCGAACGTCGCCGAGCGCCAGGTGCTGGGCCTGGGCGAGCCGGAACCGGTCGGCATCGAACCCGGCCAGTCCCTCGCCGCCCAGCAGGAAGCCTTCGAAGCCCACTGCCTGCGCGCCGCACTGACCCGGCACAAGGGCGATATCAAAGCCGTGCTGGAAGAACTGCAACTGCCGCGTCGGACCTTCAATGAAAAGATGCAGCGGCATGGGCTGAGCCGAGAGATGTTCCTGTAA
- a CDS encoding MFS transporter translates to MDNSQTLPLGSAAVPAKEKTTASRIKSIFSGSVGNMVEWYDWYVYAAFSLYFAKAFFPKGDTTAQLLNTAAIFAVGFLMRPIGGWLMGLYADRAGRKAALMASVYLMCFGSLIIALSPGYETIGVGAPILLVFARLLQGLSVGGEYGTSATYLSEMATKERRGFFSSFQYVTLISGQLIALGVLIVLQQTLTTEQLYDWGWRIPFGIGALCAIVALYLRRGMEETESFTKKEKSKESAMRTLLRHPKELMTVVGLTMGGTLAFYTYTTYMQKYLVNTVGMSISDSTTISAATLFLFMCLQPIIGGLSDKVGRRPILIAFGILGTLFTVPILTTLHTIQTWWGAFFLIMAALIIVSGYTSINAVVKAELFPTEIRALGVGLPYALTVSIFGGTAEYIALWFKSIGMETGYYWYVTACIAVSLLVYVTMKDTRKHSRIETD, encoded by the coding sequence ATGGATAACTCACAAACCCTGCCTCTTGGGTCGGCCGCTGTGCCTGCCAAAGAAAAGACCACGGCCAGCCGCATCAAATCGATCTTCAGCGGTTCTGTCGGCAATATGGTCGAGTGGTACGACTGGTATGTCTACGCCGCCTTCTCGCTGTACTTCGCCAAAGCCTTTTTCCCCAAAGGCGACACCACCGCCCAACTGCTGAACACCGCTGCGATTTTCGCCGTGGGCTTTCTGATGCGTCCGATCGGCGGCTGGCTGATGGGCCTGTATGCCGACCGCGCCGGGCGTAAAGCGGCGTTGATGGCGTCGGTGTACCTGATGTGCTTCGGCTCGCTGATCATCGCCTTGAGCCCGGGTTATGAAACCATCGGCGTCGGCGCACCGATTCTGTTGGTGTTCGCCCGTTTGCTGCAGGGCCTGTCGGTCGGCGGCGAGTACGGCACCTCGGCCACCTATTTGAGCGAGATGGCGACCAAGGAACGTCGCGGCTTCTTCTCGAGCTTCCAGTACGTCACACTGATCTCCGGCCAGCTCATCGCCCTGGGCGTGCTGATCGTGCTGCAGCAAACCCTGACCACCGAACAACTGTACGACTGGGGCTGGCGTATTCCGTTCGGCATCGGCGCATTGTGTGCCATCGTCGCGTTGTACCTGCGTCGCGGGATGGAAGAAACCGAGTCGTTCACCAAGAAAGAGAAGTCCAAAGAAAGCGCGATGCGCACCCTGCTGCGTCATCCCAAGGAACTGATGACCGTGGTCGGCCTGACCATGGGCGGCACCCTGGCCTTCTACACCTACACCACCTACATGCAGAAATACCTGGTGAACACGGTCGGCATGAGCATCTCCGACTCCACCACCATTTCGGCGGCCACGCTGTTCCTGTTCATGTGCCTGCAACCAATCATCGGCGGCCTCTCGGATAAAGTCGGGCGGCGGCCGATCCTGATTGCCTTCGGCATTCTCGGCACGCTGTTCACCGTGCCGATCCTCACCACTCTGCACACCATCCAGACCTGGTGGGGCGCGTTCTTCCTGATCATGGCGGCGTTGATCATCGTCAGCGGCTACACCTCGATCAACGCGGTGGTCAAAGCCGAGCTGTTCCCCACCGAAATCCGCGCGCTGGGCGTCGGCCTGCCGTATGCGCTGACCGTGTCGATCTTCGGCGGTACCGCTGAATACATCGCCCTGTGGTTCAAGAGCATTGGCATGGAAACCGGTTACTACTGGTATGTCACCGCCTGCATCGCGGTGTCGTTGCTGGTGTACGTAACCATGAAGGACACCCGCAAACACTCGCGGATCGAGACTGACTGA